In the genome of Pseudoglutamicibacter cumminsii, one region contains:
- the rpmF gene encoding 50S ribosomal protein L32: MAVPKRKMSRANTRNRRAQWKATAPTLVKTVENGRVTYSLPHQAKMVTDSAGTELFLEYKGRKVADA; the protein is encoded by the coding sequence GTGGCTGTTCCAAAGCGGAAGATGTCCCGTGCGAATACACGCAACCGCCGCGCTCAGTGGAAGGCCACTGCGCCAACTCTGGTGAAGACCGTTGAAAACGGTCGCGTGACGTACAGCCTGCCTCACCAGGCAAAGATGGTCACCGACTCGGCTGGCACCGAGCTGTTCCTTGAGTACAAGGGACGTAAGGTAGCCGACGCCTAA
- a CDS encoding YceD family protein, with protein MTTEALNAPSASAWVFDVHEIARKVGSMHEEQKTLPAPEGLSVPLIGVEPGSRVPVELRFEGVHEGVLVTGQASLSINGECCRCLDPISYTYDAHFQELFFHPEQQLDSEDDTETSVIVDDKVNLEPLLRTAVVGELPFQPLCNEDCMGLCDQCGVRLDDEPEHHHDIVDPRWEALRGLSTLGEEAPQEHNKG; from the coding sequence ATGACCACTGAGGCGTTGAACGCGCCTTCGGCATCAGCCTGGGTCTTCGACGTGCATGAGATCGCCCGCAAGGTCGGTTCGATGCACGAAGAGCAGAAGACGCTTCCAGCGCCTGAAGGTCTATCGGTTCCGTTGATTGGCGTAGAGCCCGGCTCGCGCGTTCCAGTGGAACTCAGGTTCGAAGGCGTGCACGAAGGTGTATTGGTGACCGGACAAGCATCCTTGTCAATCAATGGCGAGTGTTGCCGTTGTCTGGACCCCATTTCCTACACGTACGATGCGCACTTCCAGGAGCTGTTTTTCCACCCGGAACAGCAGCTTGACTCGGAAGACGATACGGAAACTTCCGTGATCGTTGACGACAAGGTCAACCTGGAACCGTTGCTTCGCACCGCAGTGGTTGGCGAATTGCCGTTTCAACCGTTGTGTAACGAAGACTGCATGGGTTTGTGTGACCAGTGTGGGGTTCGACTCGACGATGAGCCGGAGCACCACCACGACATCGTGGACCCCCGTTGGGAAGCACTGCGTGGTTTGAGCACCTTGGGTGAGGAAGCGCCCCAGGAGCACAACAAAGGCTAA
- a CDS encoding CDP-glycerol glycerophosphotransferase family protein has protein sequence MPLGVSPLDAMRKMRRVVARSVTLGNAGVRALNDRVAKRVAARGFASDNEAEYSVALVHAGGPLTTYQLRQWVRPLNDLDEYLRGRGLPGAAIVVRDPRVMRECSDIAKVPVVLAWGMAEVIEALSRPSVRVALYANNNTLNFQAMAAQLPAHVHVGHGESDKASMVSNQLRAYDAALIAGQGARDRLNARLVGLDRVALYEVGRPQMDFPDPPPAHVPATSKRTVFYAPTWEGDRPEMSYSSVASCGAQVVTDLVAAGYRVMYRPHPQTGRNSALHAAADRTIRRILQQAGSEHLVDDRPGLGWQWGVSDAAVLDVSAMAFDALAADLPTVVIAPEHEKAERVSGGILESLVVMEPAGTGTHGAGLAEGAGICDLLKLAEREEAVAERRRCASYYFGDVSPGAQRQRFIDACWDILVKRDQALADELGIASVLPSSS, from the coding sequence ATGCCTCTTGGCGTTTCGCCTCTCGATGCGATGCGGAAAATGCGCCGCGTTGTTGCGAGAAGTGTGACTTTGGGCAACGCTGGTGTGCGTGCGCTGAACGACCGAGTCGCCAAACGCGTTGCCGCGCGGGGGTTCGCTTCTGACAACGAAGCCGAGTACTCGGTTGCGCTCGTTCACGCAGGTGGACCGCTGACGACGTATCAATTGCGTCAGTGGGTGCGTCCCCTCAATGACCTCGATGAATACCTGCGCGGTCGCGGACTTCCTGGCGCCGCCATCGTCGTTCGCGATCCGAGGGTCATGCGTGAATGCAGTGACATCGCGAAGGTACCCGTCGTGCTGGCGTGGGGGATGGCCGAGGTCATTGAGGCCCTCAGCCGGCCGAGCGTTCGGGTCGCTTTGTACGCGAACAACAACACGTTGAACTTCCAGGCGATGGCTGCGCAGCTTCCGGCGCACGTGCACGTGGGCCATGGTGAGTCTGATAAGGCGTCGATGGTCTCGAATCAGTTGCGGGCTTATGATGCAGCGTTGATCGCGGGTCAGGGGGCACGTGATCGCCTGAATGCCCGGCTTGTGGGTCTGGATCGGGTTGCGCTGTATGAGGTCGGACGGCCGCAGATGGACTTCCCGGACCCGCCTCCGGCGCATGTTCCGGCGACATCGAAGCGGACTGTTTTCTATGCACCCACGTGGGAAGGGGACAGGCCGGAAATGTCATACTCTTCGGTCGCCTCATGTGGAGCTCAGGTTGTCACCGATCTTGTCGCAGCCGGCTACCGGGTTATGTATCGACCGCACCCGCAGACGGGACGGAACTCTGCACTCCATGCGGCTGCTGATCGGACGATCCGCCGTATTCTTCAACAAGCTGGATCGGAGCATCTGGTCGATGACCGTCCAGGCCTAGGTTGGCAGTGGGGAGTGTCCGACGCCGCGGTGCTCGATGTGTCCGCGATGGCGTTTGATGCGTTGGCAGCCGACCTGCCGACCGTGGTGATCGCTCCTGAACACGAGAAAGCTGAGCGGGTTAGTGGAGGAATCCTCGAGTCACTCGTCGTTATGGAACCTGCCGGGACTGGAACTCACGGTGCAGGGCTAGCTGAAGGTGCAGGCATCTGTGATCTTCTGAAACTTGCTGAGCGTGAGGAAGCGGTTGCCGAACGGCGTAGGTGCGCGTCGTATTATTTTGGCGATGTCAGCCCGGGTGCTCAGCGTCAGAGGTTCATCGATGCGTGCTGGGACATTCTTGTGAAGCGTGACCAGGCCCTCGCGGATGAGTTGGGGATTGCGTCTGTTCTTCCGTCATCCAGCTGA
- a CDS encoding adenylyltransferase/cytidyltransferase family protein has translation MARTIITYGTFDLFHIGHLNILRRLKEQCDRLIVGVSTDEFNEMKGKKPIVPFEQRIEIVRAIRYVDEAIPEENWEQKRTDIEKHGVDAFAIGEDWKGKFDDLEDIVEVIYLPRTDGISTTELKRILSGFDKRKVTELKDSLDTLSRIVEELG, from the coding sequence GTGGCACGCACCATCATCACCTATGGAACCTTCGACCTTTTCCACATCGGTCACCTGAACATCTTGCGTCGTCTCAAAGAGCAGTGCGACCGCCTCATCGTGGGTGTTTCGACCGATGAGTTCAACGAAATGAAGGGCAAGAAGCCCATCGTTCCTTTTGAACAACGTATCGAGATCGTGCGCGCGATCCGTTATGTCGACGAGGCGATCCCGGAAGAGAACTGGGAACAGAAGCGTACCGACATCGAGAAGCACGGTGTTGACGCCTTCGCGATCGGTGAGGACTGGAAGGGTAAGTTCGATGACCTTGAGGACATCGTAGAGGTCATTTACCTGCCGCGAACCGACGGTATCTCCACGACGGAGCTCAAGCGCATCTTGTCCGGTTTTGATAAGCGTAAGGTCACCGAGCTTAAGGATTCTCTCGATACGCTCTCGCGAATTGTTGAGGAGCTCGGCTAA
- a CDS encoding glycosyltransferase family 2 protein, with protein sequence MFSSLKRRVSNRRSRIRRQPHLQVEGTPTVGVVVLTMGQRPAELDRALRSLLRQKDVNINIAVVGNGWEPVGLPPGVKGVKLEENLGIPAGRNAGVEHVHGEYLMFLDDDSWLLDKDFVAEAVERFRRYPSMGLLQPQIVDPAKPDQSPRRWTPRIWKRTPDVSSNVFHVGETCLVMPRHLFDETGGWAGGFWYAHEGIELAWRIWDTGHRVWYAGDMRVGHPVVDARRHKEFYRLNARNRVWLARRNLRPPFRWIYPMVWALGQTLRMRKDPRGLQRYWEGYRSGWEGSPWYHQPRPPLKWSTHLRMALYGRPPFV encoded by the coding sequence ATGTTCTCTTCTCTCAAACGTCGAGTCTCGAACCGCCGCTCGCGTATCCGGCGCCAACCGCATCTGCAGGTTGAAGGCACGCCTACGGTGGGTGTCGTTGTCCTGACGATGGGGCAGAGGCCTGCCGAGCTCGACCGTGCCTTGCGCTCGCTGTTGCGTCAGAAGGACGTCAACATCAACATCGCCGTGGTAGGCAACGGGTGGGAACCTGTGGGTTTGCCGCCCGGGGTTAAGGGCGTCAAGCTCGAGGAGAACCTGGGTATCCCTGCGGGACGTAACGCGGGTGTTGAACACGTGCATGGGGAGTACCTCATGTTCTTGGACGACGATTCATGGTTGCTTGATAAGGATTTTGTGGCTGAAGCGGTCGAGCGTTTCCGCCGCTATCCGTCGATGGGCTTGTTGCAGCCGCAGATTGTGGACCCTGCCAAACCGGATCAATCGCCGCGCCGGTGGACGCCGCGTATCTGGAAGCGGACCCCGGACGTTTCAAGCAACGTTTTTCATGTGGGCGAAACGTGCTTGGTTATGCCTCGTCATTTATTCGATGAAACAGGTGGCTGGGCTGGCGGCTTTTGGTATGCGCACGAAGGCATTGAGCTCGCGTGGCGCATTTGGGATACGGGGCATCGTGTCTGGTATGCGGGTGATATGCGTGTGGGGCATCCAGTTGTTGACGCCCGTAGGCACAAAGAGTTCTACCGTTTGAATGCCCGGAACCGCGTGTGGCTCGCTCGACGTAATTTGCGGCCACCTTTCCGGTGGATCTATCCGATGGTTTGGGCTCTTGGGCAGACGTTGCGGATGCGTAAAGATCCGCGTGGTTTGCAACGGTATTGGGAGGGGTACCGGTCCGGTTGGGAAGGGTCTCCGTGGTACCACCAGCCGCGGCCACCGTTGAAATGGTCAACGCATCTGCGGATGGCGCTATATGGGCGTCCACCGTTCGTGTAA
- a CDS encoding CDP-alcohol phosphatidyltransferase family protein, whose translation MSQNYPSNLQVSADGTVPVGPDGLIRPHNPTLSQLRAVCQPPHVRARKNAEHWTAELYLRHISIYFTRLLIKTPITANQVTTIMMITGWFMGAAMLIPGIWGPLIAVILSQVQLYLDCCDGEIARWRGVRGPKGIFIDMIAHHSTEAAVAVGVGVRVAMGISPDAFTAAGWAAAWAGSTLGVLLLMNRSQSIMMHASRAFAGVEKLPDTREARAMPPASLIGRLRRLARFVPFHRLLHAVELSLIFLAASIVSAVIGKPVIAEAWVMWILLVATLGVNIGHFCAQVFSARLAPLSTGWEYKRPEDVDVQPAELLSSQADNSGERHGER comes from the coding sequence ATGAGTCAAAACTATCCATCGAATCTTCAGGTTTCTGCCGACGGTACGGTTCCTGTTGGCCCGGATGGTTTGATTCGGCCTCATAACCCGACGCTGAGCCAGTTGCGTGCGGTGTGCCAGCCGCCGCATGTGCGGGCACGAAAGAACGCTGAACACTGGACGGCGGAGCTTTATCTTCGCCACATTTCGATCTACTTCACGCGTCTGCTCATCAAGACACCGATCACCGCGAACCAGGTGACCACAATCATGATGATCACCGGTTGGTTTATGGGTGCTGCGATGCTGATCCCTGGGATCTGGGGTCCGCTGATTGCTGTTATTTTGTCGCAGGTTCAGCTCTATCTCGATTGCTGCGACGGCGAGATCGCGCGGTGGCGTGGGGTCCGGGGCCCGAAGGGCATTTTCATCGATATGATCGCACACCACTCGACCGAGGCGGCTGTTGCTGTCGGTGTTGGCGTGCGTGTTGCGATGGGCATCTCGCCGGACGCCTTCACTGCTGCTGGGTGGGCGGCCGCATGGGCAGGCTCAACATTGGGCGTGCTGTTGTTGATGAACCGTTCGCAGTCGATCATGATGCACGCTTCGCGGGCGTTCGCCGGCGTTGAGAAGCTCCCGGACACGCGGGAAGCGCGTGCGATGCCGCCGGCTTCGCTCATCGGACGGTTGCGCCGCTTGGCTCGTTTCGTTCCGTTCCATCGCTTGCTGCATGCGGTCGAGTTGAGCCTGATTTTCCTAGCTGCATCGATTGTCTCGGCTGTGATCGGCAAGCCAGTCATCGCTGAGGCGTGGGTCATGTGGATCCTGCTCGTTGCGACGTTGGGTGTGAACATCGGGCATTTCTGTGCCCAGGTCTTTTCTGCTCGCTTGGCGCCTCTTTCAACTGGATGGGAATACAAGCGTCCTGAGGATGTCGATGTCCAGCCGGCAGAATTGCTGAGTAGCCAGGCCGATAACTCAGGTGAGCGGCACGGTGAGCGCTGA
- a CDS encoding glycosyltransferase family 2 protein, whose translation MTNNGLPELKANPTVAYVIPVLNGAAYIAEAVASVLAQDYEGTKKVAVAVGPSHDGTEEIVQGLAAKDSRVLFVENPAGNTPSGLNRAIEAVDADVIIRVDGHSVLSKGYTRIAIETLRQTGAADVGGIMDAQGTNPVQRAVAAAYKSPFGLGNAPYHTGAQAGPADSAYLGVFRREIFDLVGLYDETMIRAQDWELCKRIREAGYTVWFDPQLRVRYYPRDNFGALARQTFASGVWRGELGRRGRGGARIKHYAPPAGLIAFSAGVLGVLIRPFTSKGSAVRKATNVAAVAPIGYGIGILGAAWHAGRELPLKEKGLLARVLPTMHGTWAAGFIRGRILGAGDVKDTSRVK comes from the coding sequence ATGACGAACAATGGGTTGCCCGAGCTTAAAGCGAATCCAACGGTTGCGTATGTGATACCTGTTTTGAACGGCGCTGCCTACATCGCGGAAGCAGTAGCCTCGGTTCTCGCTCAAGACTATGAGGGGACCAAGAAAGTGGCGGTGGCCGTGGGCCCCAGCCACGACGGCACAGAAGAGATCGTACAGGGACTTGCGGCTAAGGATTCCAGGGTTTTGTTCGTCGAAAACCCTGCAGGGAATACTCCGTCTGGCCTGAACAGAGCTATTGAAGCGGTCGACGCGGATGTCATCATTCGTGTGGATGGCCACTCGGTTTTGAGCAAGGGGTATACGCGCATCGCGATTGAGACGTTGCGGCAGACCGGCGCAGCGGACGTCGGCGGAATCATGGATGCTCAGGGCACTAATCCGGTTCAGCGCGCGGTCGCCGCTGCGTACAAGTCTCCTTTTGGCTTGGGTAACGCGCCGTACCATACCGGCGCTCAAGCTGGTCCAGCGGATTCGGCATATTTGGGTGTTTTCCGGCGCGAGATTTTTGACCTCGTTGGCCTCTACGACGAAACGATGATCCGCGCCCAAGACTGGGAACTGTGCAAACGAATCCGTGAGGCCGGGTATACGGTGTGGTTCGATCCTCAGCTGCGTGTCCGTTACTATCCGAGAGATAACTTCGGAGCCCTAGCCCGGCAAACCTTTGCTTCAGGCGTGTGGCGTGGGGAACTGGGCCGGCGCGGCCGCGGTGGCGCCCGCATCAAGCACTATGCTCCTCCTGCCGGGTTGATAGCGTTCAGCGCGGGCGTGCTCGGTGTGCTGATCCGCCCGTTCACGTCGAAAGGCTCGGCGGTCCGCAAAGCCACTAACGTAGCGGCTGTCGCTCCGATCGGTTACGGCATCGGGATCCTGGGCGCCGCATGGCATGCAGGACGTGAGCTTCCATTGAAGGAAAAGGGTTTGCTCGCGCGGGTCTTGCCAACCATGCACGGAACGTGGGCGGCAGGTTTTATTCGCGGTCGCATCCTCGGAGCAGGCGACGTCAAGGACACATCGAGAGTCAAATGA
- a CDS encoding ABC transporter ATP-binding protein has protein sequence MAESPNQDKQDVPEVVPPTREEQLRIAPDRQPVVIVDDLHVKYKAFSSGRSAGATARGGIFKKGMRGVREVHALKGVSFVAYKNESVGIIGSNGSGKSTLLRAITGLTPPAAGATYAATRPNLLGVGAALIPSVSGDENITLGCLALGFSMDEIEELRPKIVEFAGLEDFIDLPMRTYSSGMQARLKFSIAASKFHDILIVDEALSVGDAAFRKRSEKRIREIRDQAGTVFLVSHSMKSIQDTCSRTIWIEKGVLMMDGDTPEVVKAYQRSRG, from the coding sequence ATGGCCGAGTCTCCTAATCAAGACAAGCAAGACGTGCCTGAGGTTGTACCGCCAACGCGGGAAGAACAGCTCCGCATCGCCCCTGACCGCCAGCCGGTCGTGATCGTGGACGACCTGCACGTCAAGTACAAGGCGTTCTCTTCCGGGCGCTCCGCGGGAGCTACTGCACGCGGCGGCATCTTCAAGAAGGGGATGCGCGGAGTACGCGAAGTTCACGCGCTCAAGGGCGTCAGCTTTGTTGCGTACAAGAACGAGTCCGTCGGCATCATCGGCTCTAACGGATCAGGTAAGTCGACGCTTCTGCGCGCCATCACTGGTCTTACGCCGCCTGCGGCTGGCGCTACGTATGCGGCAACCCGCCCTAACCTCTTGGGTGTCGGGGCCGCTCTGATTCCAAGCGTTTCCGGCGACGAGAACATCACTCTGGGTTGCTTGGCACTCGGCTTCTCGATGGATGAGATCGAAGAGCTGCGCCCCAAGATTGTTGAGTTCGCTGGCCTTGAGGACTTCATTGACCTTCCGATGCGCACATACTCTTCGGGTATGCAGGCGCGGTTGAAGTTCTCGATCGCGGCGTCGAAGTTCCACGACATCCTCATTGTCGATGAGGCATTGTCGGTCGGTGACGCCGCATTCCGCAAGCGTTCTGAGAAACGGATCCGTGAAATCCGTGATCAGGCCGGTACGGTCTTTTTGGTGTCTCACTCGATGAAGTCGATTCAGGACACGTGCAGCAGAACTATTTGGATTGAGAAAGGCGTTTTGATGATGGACGGGGACACCCCGGAAGTTGTGAAGGCGTATCAGAGGTCCCGAGGCTAA
- a CDS encoding ABC transporter permease, whose amino-acid sequence MDIPALAKSHGLSRVGARPGLLAYYRETWRRRRFAIVFAKSKIRARNSQNRLGVLWEILKPTFNALMYGFIFGVLQGDRRPPGFAAFVVIGVFLMDFFSKSMSDGARSITGNRALVQSLAFPRATLPFSIVIQQILTQVPMLGVMFIYVMALGYWPRWEWLLIIPLFAIYAVFNMGVAFSFARLTVHTHDLTQLLPVINRFFFFTSGVLFSVESIFEQYPSVVAVYDYHPIYQVLTIARGLVLGGSHTYDPMAWVVVSCWAVGLFLIGTIFFWRAEELYGRVS is encoded by the coding sequence ATGGACATCCCAGCGTTGGCCAAATCCCACGGCTTGAGCCGTGTGGGTGCGCGCCCTGGTCTTCTCGCATATTACCGAGAGACATGGCGCCGCAGGCGATTCGCCATCGTCTTTGCAAAGTCCAAAATCCGTGCACGCAACTCTCAAAACCGCCTCGGCGTTCTGTGGGAGATCCTGAAACCAACGTTTAACGCGTTGATGTACGGATTCATTTTCGGTGTTTTGCAGGGTGACCGGCGTCCGCCTGGCTTCGCGGCGTTCGTCGTCATTGGCGTATTCCTCATGGACTTTTTCTCAAAGTCCATGAGCGACGGTGCCCGCTCCATCACGGGTAACCGAGCGCTCGTGCAGTCTCTCGCGTTCCCGCGCGCGACTTTGCCGTTCTCGATCGTGATCCAGCAGATACTCACGCAGGTTCCGATGCTGGGTGTCATGTTTATCTATGTCATGGCGCTGGGCTATTGGCCACGGTGGGAGTGGTTGCTGATCATTCCACTCTTCGCGATCTACGCGGTTTTCAACATGGGTGTAGCGTTCTCGTTCGCCCGCTTGACCGTCCACACGCACGACCTGACGCAGCTGTTGCCGGTCATCAACCGTTTCTTCTTCTTCACATCGGGTGTTCTGTTCTCTGTCGAGAGCATCTTTGAACAATACCCTTCCGTGGTCGCCGTGTACGACTACCATCCGATCTACCAGGTTCTGACGATTGCCCGTGGCCTAGTCCTGGGTGGAAGCCACACGTATGACCCGATGGCCTGGGTTGTCGTGTCCTGCTGGGCCGTGGGCTTGTTCCTGATTGGCACCATTTTCTTCTGGCGAGCGGAGGAACTGTATGGCCGAGTCTCCTAA
- a CDS encoding LCP family protein: MTGTTHGTYVPRRVKHRPRHVGRVVLGCLLIIVVTVVGAGLGLASKFGRAFEKTTTIASAFPDEEDRPVKDPGDKSINILLLGADGGPRKGKREAIDPNATQTDRRSDSMMLVHIPETRDKVYVISMLRDTWVTIPGHGEAKINAAMSFGGVPLLVQTLEGQLETRIDHVAIIDFQGFRDLTTAIGGVTVDNDFDFVAHDTDYHYPKGKVHIEGDRALRFVRERKSFPDGDYQRVRNQQKFLKAVFGKVLSGETLSNPAKLFKVVDSIAPYISMDEEFSDPALLTGLGLQLKNVRASDIVSFTLPNKGGGWSADGQSIVLPDHAAISALGEALRNDTVDEFYASLPEEQKK; the protein is encoded by the coding sequence ATGACCGGAACCACGCACGGCACGTACGTGCCGCGCCGAGTGAAGCACCGGCCAAGGCACGTAGGGCGCGTCGTACTGGGGTGTCTGCTCATCATCGTGGTGACAGTCGTAGGGGCAGGACTTGGCCTCGCGTCAAAGTTCGGTAGAGCGTTTGAGAAAACGACGACTATCGCGAGCGCATTCCCGGACGAAGAGGACCGCCCGGTAAAGGATCCAGGCGATAAGTCGATCAATATCCTTCTGCTTGGCGCCGACGGTGGACCGAGGAAGGGCAAACGGGAAGCTATCGACCCGAACGCGACTCAAACGGACCGTCGCTCCGATTCGATGATGCTCGTCCACATCCCAGAAACGCGCGACAAGGTCTACGTCATCTCGATGCTCCGCGACACCTGGGTCACCATCCCCGGCCACGGCGAAGCGAAAATTAACGCCGCGATGTCCTTCGGTGGCGTGCCCCTGCTGGTCCAGACCCTTGAAGGCCAATTGGAAACCCGCATCGACCATGTTGCGATCATCGACTTCCAGGGTTTCCGTGACCTCACAACAGCCATCGGCGGAGTGACCGTGGATAACGATTTCGACTTCGTTGCGCACGACACCGACTACCACTATCCCAAAGGCAAAGTCCATATCGAAGGCGACAGGGCGTTGCGTTTCGTTCGTGAACGCAAGAGCTTCCCAGACGGCGACTACCAGCGGGTACGTAACCAGCAGAAGTTCTTGAAAGCTGTGTTCGGCAAGGTCTTGAGCGGGGAAACGCTCTCCAATCCGGCCAAGCTTTTCAAAGTCGTCGACTCGATCGCGCCATACATTTCGATGGACGAAGAATTCTCCGACCCAGCCCTTCTGACTGGCCTGGGGCTACAGCTTAAGAATGTGCGTGCCTCAGACATCGTGAGCTTCACGCTGCCGAATAAGGGTGGCGGCTGGAGCGCGGATGGCCAGTCGATTGTTTTGCCCGATCACGCAGCGATTTCTGCGCTGGGCGAAGCACTACGCAACGACACGGTCGACGAGTTCTATGCATCCTTGCCGGAGGAGCAGAAAAAGTAA
- the coaD gene encoding pantetheine-phosphate adenylyltransferase, producing MTRVVCPGSFDPVHKGHLEVFMRAASLFDEVIVAVSTNPTKTYRFSEDERVQMIRDQVSSISGIIVEPMGNGLLADYCARKGARAILKGLRNSQDFEFETPMASMNRHLTGVETVFILGDPEYQYVSSSLIKEVASLGGDITEFVPKSVAAKFTD from the coding sequence ATGACTCGTGTTGTATGCCCAGGATCATTCGACCCTGTACACAAAGGCCACCTCGAGGTCTTCATGCGCGCGGCCTCGCTTTTCGACGAAGTGATCGTAGCTGTGTCCACGAATCCAACGAAGACGTATCGCTTCAGCGAAGACGAACGCGTCCAAATGATTCGTGATCAAGTGTCCTCGATCAGCGGCATCATCGTTGAGCCAATGGGGAACGGGCTATTGGCGGACTATTGCGCGCGCAAGGGCGCCCGCGCAATCCTGAAAGGTCTGCGTAACAGCCAAGATTTCGAATTCGAGACCCCTATGGCGTCGATGAACCGTCACCTCACAGGTGTTGAGACGGTCTTCATACTCGGAGATCCTGAATATCAGTATGTTTCTTCTTCGCTTATCAAAGAAGTGGCATCGCTCGGCGGGGACATTACGGAATTCGTTCCTAAAAGCGTCGCCGCCAAATTCACAGATTAG
- a CDS encoding aminotransferase class I/II-fold pyridoxal phosphate-dependent enzyme, whose amino-acid sequence MSSSKDQNSNVQNSSSQQPRFSSTPAGEAIAPWFQGARRARLAGAHGLKKTIFEEISDLARQHDAVNLGQGFPDDDAPQELVDIAQQMLARGHHQYAPAAGTKDLRDAIAEHHQEWYRFTVDPDTQVVVTSGATEAIAAAVLAFVRPGDNIVTFEPFYDAYAAITGFARVELRTVPLVFDEATGSFQPDCEALAEAVDDKTRFIIVNDPHNPTGSVFSLESRKAIVKAAVGASALILVDEVYEHLVYDGDFLPFSHTPGAWERTISVSSSGKTFSLTGWKVGWATGPAQLIDAVRTVKQYLTFSSGPMFQPAIAHGLRMPREFFTERAEDMGRKAELLVSALEDSGAKVIRPRGGYFVLADMSPFGIEDATQLSQVLPEKAGFAAIPVSAFTTPDFKGRYASYLRFAACKSHATVEEGANHIRASLADVAREVARGGAEA is encoded by the coding sequence ATGTCCAGCAGCAAGGATCAGAACAGCAACGTTCAGAACAGCAGCAGTCAACAGCCGCGTTTTTCTTCGACTCCTGCCGGCGAAGCGATCGCGCCGTGGTTTCAGGGTGCCCGCCGCGCTCGTTTGGCGGGTGCGCATGGTTTGAAGAAAACCATTTTCGAGGAGATTTCGGATCTAGCGCGTCAGCATGATGCGGTGAATCTGGGGCAAGGTTTCCCGGATGACGATGCGCCCCAAGAGTTGGTGGATATCGCTCAACAGATGCTGGCGCGGGGTCACCATCAATACGCTCCGGCGGCAGGTACCAAGGATTTGCGGGATGCTATCGCTGAGCATCACCAGGAGTGGTACCGCTTTACTGTGGATCCGGATACGCAGGTAGTTGTGACTTCGGGTGCTACTGAAGCGATTGCGGCGGCTGTTCTCGCGTTCGTTCGCCCGGGCGACAACATCGTAACTTTTGAGCCGTTCTATGACGCGTATGCCGCTATCACGGGTTTCGCACGTGTTGAGTTGCGCACGGTTCCGTTGGTTTTCGATGAGGCGACGGGTTCTTTCCAACCGGATTGCGAGGCACTCGCGGAGGCCGTGGATGACAAGACCCGTTTCATCATCGTGAACGATCCGCATAACCCTACGGGCTCGGTGTTCAGTTTGGAGAGCCGCAAAGCGATCGTGAAGGCCGCTGTGGGCGCATCGGCTTTGATTCTCGTCGATGAGGTCTATGAGCACTTGGTCTATGACGGCGATTTCCTCCCGTTTTCGCATACCCCTGGAGCGTGGGAGCGCACGATCTCGGTGTCTTCGTCCGGTAAGACGTTTTCACTCACGGGCTGGAAGGTCGGTTGGGCCACGGGCCCAGCTCAGCTGATTGACGCGGTGCGCACCGTCAAGCAGTACCTCACGTTTTCCTCGGGCCCGATGTTCCAGCCGGCCATCGCTCATGGATTGCGTATGCCGCGTGAGTTCTTCACTGAGCGGGCAGAAGACATGGGTCGCAAGGCAGAGCTTTTGGTTTCAGCGCTTGAGGATTCCGGCGCGAAAGTGATCCGCCCGCGTGGCGGGTATTTCGTGCTCGCGGATATGTCTCCGTTCGGAATTGAGGACGCAACACAACTCTCCCAGGTGTTGCCTGAAAAGGCCGGTTTTGCGGCGATCCCAGTGAGCGCTTTCACGACGCCCGATTTCAAGGGCCGCTACGCGTCTTATCTTCGGTTCGCGGCGTGCAAGTCGCACGCGACAGTCGAAGAAGGCGCCAACCACATCCGTGCTTCGCTCGCAGATGTTGCCCGCGAGGTCGCGCGCGGCGGCGCTGAGGCTTGA